The stretch of DNA TTTCTAGTATATCCATATTAAGAGAAATCATAGCTTGTTCAAGAGATATAGAgttaatattcatattttgcttattattatgttttacTATATTAAAATCAAGATTGTCATGATATGATATTGAATTTGACAAATAATTATTGTGATTAAAGAACATATCatgtttattaatatatgttttgtGATTTGcttgttcatatattttttcatcatcaatTAGATTATAtagattattatttaatgtgtgtgtgtttttttttttgctcttataatatacatacgAATCAGATATTATACATTTGTCATTTTCTAGATTATAGGTTACGGGTTCAAATTTTGTAAACGAAAATAAATtgtgatttattttttcatcaagACAATgtgtttctttattattgttgttataatacttattatatattaatagatgataaaaattttttttgagtggatatttataatatttaaataaaaaaagaaatatataatataattttaatgttatataataatttgagTTACAAAAAAAGAGCATACAAAAATTAGTTACAAAAAGGTTTTTGTTTATgataagtttttttttctttcttttgaAATGTGTATTGttacatacataaatataattataattataattattattattattattaatattattattattattgttgctATATTCATCTTTTgttttatcatcataataattacaacatatatttatattttgaaaaaaatgaaagaacaaaattaaatttgacttattttgaataatattaatatttttaaatatatttttattatcaataggtattttaaaaatataagaagaTGTATGATTCTGTTGtgtaattttaaattttataaataattttttaaaatatatttttaaataaacattattattgaatatattattatataaatttggaATGATATGTATATTTGTGGAATAAAAaccttttatattaattattagaatttttttttttttttttgtgttccCATTTTCTTGgtaattattatatctaatgttgttttcatattttcttctcAAAGATTCTAAATCACaaaatttgaatatattattattattgtagtaatagttgttattattattgttattattattattattattattgttgttgttgttgttgatgtttttgtttatttgttgaacgtttaaaatattttgagaTGAATCACATTGATCATAATTTTCATGATTATTACTTTgactatataataaatatttgtgAATATTTTGTTGGTTAgattgttcattttttttaatatgatttatatatacatctgAAGAAGAATGTTGtattttatgattatatttagaaatataagaaaaatcataaacatttaattttaattgaaatttaaaataatataaataattataatctgTGTAATTACATAAACTAATACACATACCTTTATTTCCAAATCGTCCACATCTACCTGACCTATGCACATAAGTTTCTTTACTTCTAGGTATATCAAAATTAATAACTAAATCACAAACAATATTATCTATTCCTCTACTCATAATATCAGTACATACAACAATTTTAACTTTATTTTCTTGTAaacttttaaataattctatTCTTTCTTTATGTTCTATTTTTGAACTAGTATAATATGAAGagatattcattttttttaacatttttataacttGGATACcttcatatgtattattaataaatagaaaacattgattatattttatttcatttattattttatatactactttcattttatatttaagttcttcctttttatttaaattctcATTATTTATGGTTATAAAACAATGTTCAATGTTTGATAAAACTGGTGAATCTAAAACTCCCTTTAAATGAGACTTCGAATGGTTCTCTTCATCTGAAcggtaataataaaaaggagaTAAACTATTAGATGGAATAACATTActacaataataattatcactattattattattatcatcactattaatattattattattattatcactattattattattattgttgatgttattcatttttatatttttatcttccgAATGAATTATCAGTGATGTACACGTTTGTATATACTCAAAGTTTCTTTTACTATTCATCtgatatttcattttttcttttctttttatcatcttttttaaaatatattcacacATAAACTctttacataaaatattttcatcgtatattattttttgtaattcaTTTATTAGTTTGGATggtgttttattattatatttgaatttttttttttttttttttttttttttccttttattaatttttttcttttttattttgacatgattattttgttcatcatGATAGTGATGGTCAGGTGAAGTAATAAAATGTGTAtcactattatttttattaatattatttgtatcactattatttgtattaataatatctctattcatatcatttgtattaatattatatctgttcatatcatttgtattaatattatatctgttcatatcatttgtattaatattatatctgttcatatcatttgtattaatattatatctgttcatatcatttgtattaataatatctcTGTTCATATCATTTGCATCACTTAACAACCCGTCTACCAGTTTGACATCCAATGAGTGATCTTCTTTTCTCATATctacatttaattttaaaaaattactaCTGCCCTCTTTATGTTTTGTCTGATCCATGCTACTCATATAAGATCGATGTATACGTGATACATATTTCTCATCACattctataattttttttataaagttATTAATACTTGCTTCTTGAAACGTAGAACTATAACATAAAATTTGTATTTTTGGATTcacaatataattataaataattttgagTTGATTATCAAATTGTTCATCTAACAAAGCATCTATTTCAtcaagaataaaataatttaaagacatattaattatatcaaTTAGagttatatatgataaaggaagtatatctttattttttattttctctttttcatttatttctattttaatcttatttaaaatatttaaaacatgTTTTAAACGTCCAGGTgttgatataataatatgaggAAAATtagtaaatattttttttatattctcaaAAATATCTGTCCctccatataatattaaagattctattttataacaattaacatattttttatcatatatatttatattgataGGTTTATAAACATCCAatctatttatattatcatataccTCATTACAGTTGTCATCTTTTAATATGTTAGTAATTTTTTGAATGTTTTCAAAAATCTGTTGACATAATTCTCTTGTTGGTTCTAATATTAaaccataaaaaaataaagaaccCAAAAACATATTGTCTTGAGATGAAAAAGATTCAGATATATGATCTGATATACATTTTGAATCATCTATTCTATTAATTTcatcttctttatttattttattttgatgaatatcttttttcttcttcattttataaaatatctgatgaacaataaatatacaaattgaCATACTCTTACCAGTTCCATTCTTTGATTGAataatacaattttttttttctttttctttttctttttttttatttttatatttatcattacaTATTAATCTTTTCATAATCATATATTGTATCTTAGaaggataaaaaatatttattttttttagagCACGCACTATTTCTGATTCTACGTTCAGTTCTTCAAATgtttttttctcttcattcttattataaataGATGTATTCAACAGGTTCGAATGATCCTGATTATTGTCTACaagttttttttcttcttcattctttctaaatattttatttaaggAAATGAAGCCAACAGGTGCATTActcattttaaaaataaaaaaaatatataaataaataaatatatatatatatatatttttcttaatacaattattcaaaataaaaaaaaaaaaaaaaaaaaaaaaaaaaaaaaaaaatatatatatatatatatatatatatttatgttaacatatataatttaataatatatccatatatatatatcaaactttaaaaaaaacaaaacacgtcgttttatttttattttattattaagtaTATTgctcaatatataaataaatatatatatatattatatatatgtatacatttttatatttatttttttttattttatttatcatttaaaaaaaaaaggaaaaagtgATACGTATGTTtcttatgtttatatattatatgtataataaattatagtcattattataaaatatattatatatataatgaataatatatgtatatatatatatatatatatatatattactctATATTTTGTGTaacttaatatttatataaaatacattattatgacatttatttgtatatatctaaaatattagaaaataaGTAGATGACTTCctatctttttatattacagttataaaaaaaaaaggataaatattatcaacacatatacgtatatatatataataattttacataATTCTCTGGAGtatcacttttttttttttttttttttttttttttaaaataatatatgagtAGACGCAGAAAGAATATTTGtccatatatttctttctcT from Plasmodium sp. gorilla clade G2 genome assembly, chromosome: 8 encodes:
- a CDS encoding RNA helicase, putative: MSNAPVGFISLNKIFRKNEEEKKLVDNNQDHSNLLNTSIYNKNEEKKTFEELNVESEIVRALKKINIFYPSKIQYMIMKRLICNDKYKNKKKEKEKEKKNCIIQSKNGTGKSMSICIFIVHQIFYKMKKKKDIHQNKINKEDEINRIDDSKCISDHISESFSSQDNMFLGSLFFYGLILEPTRELCQQIFENIQKITNILKDDNCNEVYDNINRLDVYKPININIYDKKYVNCYKIESLILYGGTDIFENIKKIFTNFPHIIISTPGRLKHVLNILNKIKIEINEKEKIKNKDILPLSYITLIDIINMSLNYFILDEIDALLDEQFDNQLKIIYNYIVNPKIQILCYSSTFQEASINNFIKKIIECDEKYVSRIHRSYMSSMDQTKHKEGSSNFLKLNVDMRKEDHSLDVKLVDGLLSDANDMNRDIINTNDMNRYNINTNDMNRYNINTNDMNRYNINTNDMNRYNINTNDMNRDIINTNNSDTNNINKNNSDTHFITSPDHHYHDEQNNHVKIKKKKINKRKKKKKKKKKFKYNNKTPSKLINELQKIIYDENILCKEFMCEYILKKMIKRKEKMKYQMNSKRNFEYIQTCTSLIIHSEDKNIKMNNINNNNNNSDNNNNNINSDDNNNNSDNYYCSNVIPSNSLSPFYYYRSDEENHSKSHLKGVLDSPVLSNIEHCFITINNENLNKKEELKYKMKVVYKIINEIKYNQCFLFINNTYEGIQVIKMLKKMNISSYYTSSKIEHKERIELFKSLQENKVKIVVCTDIMSRGIDNIVCDLVINFDIPRSKETYVHRSGRCGRFGNKGMCISLCNYTDYNYLYYFKFQLKLNVYDFSYISKYNHKIQHSSSDVYINHIKKNEQSNQQNIHKYLLYSQSNNHENYDQCDSSQNILNVQQINKNINNNNNNNNNNNNNNNNNNYYYNNNNIFKFCDLESLRRKYENNIRYNNYQENGNTKKKKKILIINIKGFYSTNIHIIPNLYNNIFNNNVYLKIYFKKLFIKFKITQQNHTSSYIFKIPIDNKNIFKNINIIQNKSNLILFFHFFQNINICCNYYDDKTKDEYSNNNNNNINNNNNNYNYNYIYVCNNTHFKRKKKKLIINKNLFVTNFCMLFFCNSNYYITLKLYYIFLFLFKYYKYPLKKNFYHLLIYNKYYNNNNKETHCLDEKINHNLFSFTKFEPVTYNLENDKCIISDSYVYYKSKKKNTHTLNNNLYNLIDDEKIYEQANHKTYINKHDMFFNHNNYLSNSISYHDNLDFNIVKHNNKQNMNINSISLEQAMISLNMDILEKHMFIKFCNESNHIKCINDETKIIKQINQYIYDQIFLNLNDYQNVNLLKCLFLQNHVKLYEES